The proteins below are encoded in one region of Aquisphaera giovannonii:
- the trpD gene encoding anthranilate phosphoribosyltransferase, which translates to MAPRPVAEATETLEAGASLPAELCRDVVRAILGGEVPEPLTERFLAALHRKGETAEELHGAVVAVRERMIPFDAIAPSEPCLDTCGTGGDGAHTVNISTATAAVVASCGVRVAKHGNRAASGSSGSSDVLGHLGVAIDAELPVLRRCFDEIGLVFLFAPRFHPGLKGVAEVRRRLPHRTVFNLVGPLCNPASPTHQLVGVPSEGHGATMAGALARSSTIRRAVVVHGSDGLDEVTLDGTTRALVVEGGSVRATSWTAADFGLPRTPAAALRVSGPQESAERLRRLFAGEPGPVRDVVLANAAAALWTIEPGPLAGYVARAAAAIDDGTVARRVGRWAELTGGGR; encoded by the coding sequence ATGGCCCCTCGCCCCGTCGCCGAGGCGACCGAAACGCTCGAGGCCGGCGCCTCCCTGCCGGCCGAGCTCTGCCGCGACGTCGTGCGGGCGATCCTCGGCGGCGAGGTCCCGGAGCCCCTCACGGAGCGATTCCTGGCGGCGCTTCACCGCAAGGGGGAGACCGCGGAGGAGCTCCACGGGGCCGTCGTCGCGGTCCGCGAGCGGATGATCCCCTTCGACGCGATCGCCCCCTCGGAGCCCTGCCTGGACACCTGCGGCACGGGCGGCGACGGGGCCCACACGGTGAACATCTCGACCGCGACGGCCGCGGTCGTCGCCTCGTGCGGGGTCCGCGTGGCCAAGCACGGAAACCGGGCCGCCAGCGGCAGCTCCGGCAGCTCCGACGTCCTGGGGCACCTCGGCGTCGCGATCGACGCCGAGCTCCCCGTCCTCCGCCGCTGCTTCGACGAGATCGGCCTCGTCTTCCTCTTCGCGCCACGCTTCCATCCCGGCCTGAAGGGGGTCGCCGAGGTCCGGCGTCGCCTGCCGCACCGGACGGTGTTCAACCTGGTGGGGCCGCTCTGCAACCCGGCCTCGCCGACCCACCAGCTCGTCGGCGTCCCGTCCGAGGGCCACGGCGCGACGATGGCCGGGGCGCTCGCGAGGTCGTCGACCATCCGCCGGGCCGTCGTGGTCCACGGCTCCGACGGCCTGGACGAGGTGACGCTGGACGGGACGACCCGGGCGCTCGTGGTGGAGGGCGGTTCCGTCCGGGCGACCTCGTGGACCGCCGCGGATTTCGGCCTCCCGCGCACGCCCGCGGCGGCGCTCAGGGTCTCGGGGCCGCAGGAGAGCGCGGAGCGGCTCCGCCGGCTGTTCGCCGGGGAGCCCGGGCCGGTGCGCGACGTGGTCCTGGCCAACGCCGCGGCGGCCTTGTGGACGATCGAGCCGGGCCCGCTGGCGGGCTACGTGGCCAGGGCCGCCGCCGCCATCGATGACG